From a region of the Candidatus Bathyarchaeia archaeon genome:
- a CDS encoding FAD-binding oxidoreductase translates to MENGNIFTPPKRIITSMNNRGFNTISTIELAEAPRDPIPCSDSVEPYLTDESSSFKGIAEKVFLPRSEAEVVQVMKEAYSQGVEVTVSGSGTGLTGARVPFGGIIISMEQITSTPMRPGLNAVQFKDQRANREYRVLTGVDKKGPFMIAPPGITLEILETMLRPSGLMYPPDPTEKTATLGGSVATNASGSRSYRYGATRSWVRRLRVVLPFGEILDVKRGEVKAVENKFIIKTSTRGVLQVPLPSMKMPMVKKNSAGLFVEEGMDLIDLFIGSEGILGILTEIEISLTQSREAFQCLAFYSTKRQALAFVEKVRTLSRNQVVDEFRGGLTNPLSLEYYDGCSLRFLSLRGGSPIPIPENAEAAVEFEQDIDEETLEGSMEEWDRLLDEFNPIQTYVAFTEDEKRRLRDFRHSLPEAVNQYVRTRGVSKVATDVAVPENEVQRMIEFYEEVGGKALRVRVNRKQDLSLTPAGVGGDGSSTSEGRKGQQGSEVAYLYFGHIGDSHLHLNFLPESAGELEYMKNLAVEVVKKGVELGGTVSAEHGVGKKVYLEGGMAKPLLELMYPKEALLGMAKLKLAFDPKGILNVGNMFPREYLREAAARL, encoded by the coding sequence TTGGAAAACGGAAACATATTTACGCCTCCGAAGCGCATCATAACCTCCATGAATAACCGGGGTTTTAACACTATTTCCACCATCGAGCTCGCTGAAGCTCCACGAGATCCGATACCCTGCTCAGACTCGGTGGAGCCGTATCTAACCGATGAGTCATCCAGCTTCAAAGGGATCGCTGAAAAGGTATTCCTCCCTCGAAGCGAAGCCGAAGTGGTTCAAGTGATGAAGGAGGCTTATTCCCAGGGGGTTGAGGTTACAGTTTCAGGCTCCGGTACAGGCCTCACAGGCGCAAGGGTTCCCTTCGGCGGCATCATCATCTCCATGGAGCAGATAACCTCTACGCCGATGAGGCCTGGTTTAAATGCGGTTCAATTCAAGGATCAGAGGGCAAACCGCGAATACCGTGTCCTCACAGGTGTGGATAAAAAAGGGCCCTTCATGATCGCACCCCCAGGCATCACCTTAGAAATCCTCGAGACGATGTTGAGGCCATCAGGCTTAATGTACCCTCCAGACCCAACTGAGAAAACCGCCACGCTAGGCGGCAGCGTGGCGACTAATGCCTCAGGCTCCCGATCCTACAGGTATGGGGCTACTAGAAGCTGGGTTCGAAGGCTTCGAGTCGTCCTCCCTTTCGGAGAAATTTTGGACGTAAAGAGAGGTGAGGTGAAAGCCGTGGAAAACAAGTTTATCATAAAGACATCGACGAGGGGTGTTCTGCAAGTTCCGTTGCCCTCGATGAAGATGCCTATGGTTAAGAAGAACTCGGCTGGGCTGTTCGTCGAGGAGGGAATGGACCTGATAGACCTCTTCATCGGCTCAGAGGGAATCCTAGGGATCTTAACCGAAATCGAAATTTCGTTAACCCAGTCCAGGGAAGCCTTCCAATGTCTAGCCTTTTACTCTACCAAGCGTCAGGCCTTAGCCTTCGTGGAAAAGGTGAGAACCTTGAGTCGGAATCAAGTTGTTGATGAGTTTAGAGGCGGCCTCACCAACCCCCTTTCCCTCGAGTATTATGATGGATGCTCTCTGAGGTTCCTGAGCTTAAGAGGTGGCTCCCCCATCCCCATCCCAGAAAACGCTGAGGCGGCCGTGGAGTTCGAGCAGGACATCGATGAAGAAACATTAGAAGGGTCCATGGAGGAGTGGGATAGGCTGCTGGACGAGTTCAACCCCATTCAAACCTACGTGGCCTTTACGGAAGATGAGAAGAGGAGGCTGAGGGATTTTAGGCACTCTCTACCTGAGGCCGTTAACCAATACGTAAGGACGAGGGGGGTGAGTAAGGTCGCGACGGATGTAGCGGTACCGGAGAACGAGGTTCAACGTATGATCGAATTCTACGAAGAGGTTGGGGGAAAGGCCTTAAGGGTGAGGGTGAACCGCAAGCAAGACTTATCATTAACACCAGCTGGAGTTGGTGGCGATGGGAGCTCGACATCTGAGGGTAGGAAAGGGCAGCAGGGCTCAGAGGTCGCTTACCTCTACTTCGGCCACATCGGAGATTCACACCTACATTTGAACTTCCTGCCCGAAAGCGCCGGCGAGTTGGAGTATATGAAAAACCTCGCCGTGGAGGTCGTTAAAAAGGGGGTTGAATTGGGGGGAACTGTTTCAGCTGAGCATGGGGTGGGGAAAAAGGTTTACCTTGAAGGCGGCATGGCGAAACCCCTTCTCGAGTTAATGTACCCTAAGGAGGCATTACTAGGTATGGCGAAGCTTAAGTTGGCTTTCGACCCTAAGGGGATATTGAACGTAGGTAACATGTTCCCTAGGGAATACCTTAGGGAGGCCGCTGCGAGGCTTTAA